The proteins below come from a single Flavobacterium lindanitolerans genomic window:
- a CDS encoding TonB-dependent receptor plug domain-containing protein, whose amino-acid sequence MRKIISRLLLFLMLFFAGQSMLAQEESPVVPLKEILANLSKQYKIQFNFLEEEVKYISVIPPSPELSLSEKLHYLSNRTALTFENINNRYIVITSQKQVITIIDSVKGIPIPLEETVIEKYLTKGIAKTAEGNLVIKPKKFGILPGLTEADVLQTMQQVPGIYSADETVSNINVRSGTHDQNLFLWNGIRMFQTGHFFGLISAFNPSLPQKITISKNGTSAFYGESVSSTIAISSFPEPIENTASSISTNLIAAQFNSNIKISDNSSFQISGRRSFTDWVNSPTYQNLYNRVFQNTIVTNIENNEIYDYHTDEKFYFYDFTAQYQQKIGSKSEATAAFIGINNSLDLDQNMISEGIQKSRNSDLSQQNFGGMLALKTVWNDNISSKISGYLSYYNLNSKNEAVENNQTLVQQNTVIDMGFRLENRHILNPNMVLNTGYQYNETGIRNFENIDNPGFSKSIKEVLRSHSLISEAEMHYLDGHLFIKPCFRFNYIEELEKYIFEPRLQFNYRLTQEISIEVLGELKSQTASQVIDQQQDFLGIEKRRWVLADDRSIPIQKSRQASVGFTYNTSDWLISLDNFYKKVTGITTPSQAFQNQLEFIKLNGDYTVLGSEFLIQKNFDRFYSWISYNLSSSEYNFGTLLPSQFSNNFQIIHNINWAVIYDWNNLKVALGTKWHSGRPETTPATNLLDLSNPAKPEIYYNFPNNKNLSDYFQVNFSAAYCWKWNSKNQLELGISVLNLLNKKNTISRYYRVNDNNAIESVNTYSLERTPNIALKFNF is encoded by the coding sequence ATGAGGAAAATAATCTCGCGATTATTGTTGTTTTTGATGTTATTTTTCGCGGGCCAATCGATGCTGGCTCAAGAAGAAAGCCCTGTTGTACCCTTAAAAGAAATTCTTGCCAACTTATCCAAACAGTATAAAATCCAGTTTAATTTTCTTGAAGAAGAAGTAAAATATATTTCGGTCATACCGCCTTCACCTGAATTGAGCTTGTCTGAAAAACTGCACTATTTAAGCAACCGGACGGCATTGACTTTTGAAAACATAAACAATCGCTATATTGTTATTACTTCACAAAAGCAGGTAATTACTATAATTGACTCTGTTAAAGGTATTCCTATTCCCCTTGAAGAAACGGTTATTGAAAAATACCTGACCAAAGGCATTGCCAAAACCGCAGAAGGAAATCTGGTCATAAAACCTAAAAAATTCGGGATACTTCCAGGGCTGACGGAAGCAGATGTATTACAGACCATGCAACAGGTTCCAGGAATTTACAGCGCTGACGAAACGGTTTCCAACATCAATGTGAGGAGTGGCACCCACGACCAGAACCTGTTTTTATGGAATGGAATCCGGATGTTCCAGACCGGACATTTTTTTGGATTGATTTCTGCCTTTAATCCGTCACTTCCACAAAAAATAACCATTTCAAAGAATGGCACTTCTGCCTTTTATGGAGAAAGTGTTTCCAGCACTATTGCTATATCTTCTTTTCCTGAACCTATTGAAAATACGGCTTCCAGCATCAGCACTAACCTCATTGCGGCACAGTTCAATTCTAATATAAAAATTTCCGACAATTCCAGCTTTCAAATTTCCGGCAGGCGTTCCTTTACGGATTGGGTCAATTCTCCAACCTATCAGAACTTATATAATCGCGTTTTCCAAAATACTATCGTAACCAATATTGAAAACAATGAAATCTATGATTATCACACAGACGAGAAATTTTACTTTTATGATTTTACCGCCCAATACCAGCAAAAAATAGGCTCCAAGTCTGAAGCCACGGCCGCATTTATAGGAATCAACAATTCACTGGACCTTGACCAGAACATGATTTCCGAAGGAATCCAAAAATCCCGGAACAGTGATTTGAGTCAGCAAAATTTTGGAGGTATGTTAGCACTAAAAACAGTCTGGAATGATAATATTTCCAGTAAAATTAGCGGCTATCTTTCCTATTACAATCTCAATTCAAAGAATGAAGCCGTAGAAAATAACCAAACGCTGGTTCAGCAAAATACGGTTATCGATATGGGATTCCGATTGGAAAACAGACACATCCTGAATCCAAACATGGTTTTAAATACGGGCTACCAATACAACGAAACCGGAATCAGGAATTTCGAAAACATTGATAATCCGGGATTTTCCAAAAGCATTAAAGAGGTCTTACGTTCCCATTCTTTAATTTCTGAAGCCGAAATGCATTATCTCGACGGACATCTTTTTATAAAGCCGTGCTTCCGATTTAATTATATTGAAGAATTAGAAAAATATATTTTTGAACCGCGCCTGCAATTCAATTACAGACTCACACAGGAAATAAGCATAGAAGTTCTGGGCGAACTGAAAAGCCAGACCGCCTCACAGGTTATTGACCAGCAGCAAGACTTTCTTGGTATTGAAAAAAGACGTTGGGTTTTGGCTGACGACCGCTCTATCCCGATACAAAAAAGCAGGCAGGCTTCTGTCGGGTTTACCTACAACACATCAGATTGGCTGATTTCTTTAGATAATTTCTACAAAAAAGTGACTGGAATTACAACACCAAGCCAGGCATTCCAGAATCAATTGGAATTTATAAAACTCAATGGCGATTATACGGTATTGGGTTCCGAATTTCTGATACAGAAAAACTTTGACCGATTTTATTCCTGGATTAGCTATAACCTGAGCAGCAGCGAATACAATTTCGGGACACTCCTACCTTCTCAATTCAGCAACAATTTCCAGATAATCCACAACATCAATTGGGCAGTGATTTATGATTGGAACAATCTTAAGGTAGCTTTAGGTACTAAATGGCATTCCGGAAGACCGGAAACCACTCCGGCAACAAATCTCCTGGATTTGAGTAATCCGGCAAAACCTGAAATCTATTATAACTTCCCAAACAATAAAAACTTAAGCGATTATTTTCAGGTAAATTTTTCTGCTGCTTATTGCTGGAAGTGGAATTCAAAAAACCAATTAGAATTGGGCATATCAGTCCTTAACC
- a CDS encoding FecR family protein, translating to MENNVDLAKWLAGEMTGSELEAFEKSPEFATYQKIKNYSGSMEAPAFDTDESYQNVIKQVKKEPVTKRKQNYWFIKLVAATLVISLGTVFYSKNKTTTQYAEAGQKTTFSLPDQSEIVLNSDSKIQYKKWKWKTNRSLKLEGEAFFKVSKGETFDVNTSLGKITVVGTKFNVKSRNRNFEVECYEGKVKVAFGNKNFLLEKGNSITVRNGNITATVPLNTEKPSWLLNEIKFSQNNLKEVMDEIQRQYGIEIEYPQIHSGHYFTGTVPADNIDTAMKIIGKVYHLNYIKASDKKIILKKE from the coding sequence ATGGAAAATAATGTTGATTTAGCAAAGTGGCTGGCCGGAGAAATGACAGGAAGTGAATTGGAGGCTTTTGAAAAATCGCCTGAATTTGCTACCTATCAAAAAATTAAAAACTATTCGGGTAGTATGGAAGCTCCAGCTTTTGATACTGACGAATCGTATCAAAACGTTATAAAACAAGTAAAAAAAGAACCGGTCACCAAACGAAAGCAAAACTACTGGTTTATAAAACTAGTCGCTGCTACTCTTGTAATCAGCCTGGGAACAGTGTTCTATTCAAAAAACAAGACCACTACCCAATATGCAGAAGCCGGGCAGAAAACAACTTTTTCTCTTCCTGACCAATCAGAAATCGTACTGAATTCTGATTCAAAAATCCAATATAAAAAATGGAAATGGAAAACCAACAGAAGTTTGAAGCTTGAAGGTGAAGCTTTTTTTAAAGTTTCCAAAGGCGAAACGTTTGACGTGAATACCAGCCTTGGAAAAATAACGGTTGTAGGCACAAAATTCAATGTCAAATCCCGAAACCGGAATTTTGAAGTGGAATGTTATGAGGGAAAGGTAAAAGTTGCCTTTGGAAATAAGAACTTCCTGTTAGAAAAAGGAAACAGCATTACGGTACGAAATGGAAACATAACCGCTACAGTGCCGCTGAATACAGAAAAACCAAGCTGGCTTTTGAACGAAATAAAATTCAGCCAAAACAACTTAAAAGAAGTCATGGACGAAATTCAACGCCAGTACGGCATTGAAATTGAATATCCTCAAATTCATTCGGGTCATTATTTTACCGGGACAGTTCCGGCAGACAATATTGATACGGCCATGAAAATTATAGGCAAGGTGTATCATTTGAATTATATAAAAGCATCTGACAAAAAGATTATTTTGAAGAAAGAATGA
- a CDS encoding RNA polymerase sigma factor, whose protein sequence is MEEIKKIGSICEEIVFSDFFRSHAKTLRNYLLYKFGNEEQANDMCQEAFVKLWENCANVPVGKARSFLYTVANNATLNQIAHQKVVLNYVKKESSSQHTNESPEFILEEEQFKKKLERAIQNLSESQRTAFLLNRIDGKKYSEIAILLDISVKAVEKRIHGALVSLRQEIENIK, encoded by the coding sequence ATGGAAGAAATAAAAAAAATTGGGAGCATCTGCGAAGAAATTGTCTTTTCGGATTTCTTTCGTTCCCATGCAAAAACCTTACGGAATTATCTGTTGTATAAGTTTGGCAATGAAGAACAGGCTAATGATATGTGCCAGGAGGCTTTTGTAAAACTTTGGGAAAACTGCGCCAACGTGCCTGTAGGCAAAGCAAGATCATTTCTGTATACGGTTGCCAATAATGCAACCCTAAACCAGATTGCGCATCAAAAGGTAGTCTTGAATTATGTAAAAAAAGAAAGTTCTTCACAGCATACTAACGAAAGTCCCGAATTTATTTTAGAAGAAGAACAGTTCAAAAAGAAATTAGAACGTGCCATCCAAAACCTAAGCGAAAGCCAAAGAACGGCTTTTCTTTTGAATAGGATTGATGGCAAAAAATACAGTGAAATTGCAATTCTGCTCGACATCAGTGTCAAGGCTGTGGAAAAAAGAATACATGGAGCCCTGGTTTCTTTGCGACAGGAAATTGAAAATATAAAGTAG
- a CDS encoding LamG domain-containing protein — protein MKKVLQSILVLSCIAVFAISCQDEENETRQNEETLSKTAPLTGLMKRVSMNATADDNVIDSTSCFSVKLPVNLIVNSQSVTINTENDYHLVNDIFEVTDTDQDYVDFVFPITIVYPDYSEVVVQNQTQFNALKDACQEPEPGQRNISCVSIHYPIRVFGYNSNYQLAHTYTIRNDMEFFLLLFNLNATEFYAVDYPITITNREGNQVTIRNNIEMSGAIQDCINNQCPNPNILTNDLIIYMPFANEVRDLVSGDYAVPAAAPTFVTDRSGNANSAISFTRNNFLRLNVTSARNIQVGNSLTISVWIKMQNTVMGDLERIFEKSDGSSNHLQPRFGLAVYDLNTPLYYGNNYSLWDNEWNMDPNLPTDTTNWHHIVITVEHAAAGNISNVKIYRDGVLRNSGQGSDLFLNTQAFDYYIGKDFQGFVDDLRVYRKALTPQQVTTLFQLEGDNNNCLDN, from the coding sequence ATGAAAAAAGTTTTACAATCGATTTTAGTGTTGAGCTGCATTGCCGTTTTTGCCATTTCCTGCCAGGATGAAGAGAACGAAACACGCCAGAATGAAGAGACTTTAAGTAAGACAGCACCATTGACAGGCCTGATGAAAAGAGTGTCGATGAATGCAACGGCAGATGATAATGTCATTGACAGTACAAGCTGTTTTAGCGTAAAATTGCCGGTCAATTTGATTGTGAACAGCCAGTCGGTTACTATCAATACAGAAAATGATTACCATTTGGTAAACGATATTTTTGAAGTGACAGATACGGACCAGGATTATGTGGATTTTGTATTCCCGATTACAATTGTTTATCCGGATTATAGCGAAGTAGTGGTTCAAAATCAGACACAATTCAATGCATTAAAAGACGCATGCCAGGAGCCTGAACCGGGACAGAGGAATATTTCATGTGTTTCCATTCATTACCCAATACGTGTTTTTGGATACAATAGCAATTACCAATTGGCACATACTTATACCATCCGTAATGATATGGAGTTTTTTCTACTGTTATTCAATTTGAACGCTACTGAATTTTATGCAGTCGATTATCCAATTACCATAACAAACAGGGAAGGCAATCAGGTTACCATCCGAAACAATATAGAAATGTCAGGTGCTATTCAGGACTGTATCAATAACCAATGCCCGAATCCGAATATATTAACCAACGACCTGATAATTTATATGCCTTTTGCTAATGAGGTTCGTGATTTGGTTAGTGGAGATTATGCTGTTCCTGCTGCTGCCCCAACATTTGTAACAGACAGAAGTGGCAATGCGAATAGCGCTATTTCATTTACCCGTAACAACTTCCTTAGGCTAAATGTCACATCAGCCCGTAATATACAGGTTGGAAATTCATTAACGATAAGTGTATGGATTAAGATGCAAAATACCGTGATGGGCGATTTGGAACGAATATTTGAAAAATCAGATGGCAGTTCGAATCATCTTCAGCCACGATTTGGACTGGCAGTATACGATTTGAATACTCCGTTGTATTATGGTAATAATTACAGTCTTTGGGATAATGAATGGAATATGGACCCAAACCTGCCAACGGATACTACAAACTGGCACCATATAGTGATAACAGTTGAACATGCAGCCGCAGGAAATATAAGCAATGTAAAAATATACAGAGACGGTGTTTTAAGAAATTCCGGGCAAGGTTCAGACCTGTTCCTGAATACACAGGCTTTTGATTATTATATAGGGAAAGATTTTCAAGGTTTTGTGGATGATTTGAGAGTTTACAGAAAAGCATTGACGCCACAACAGGTCACAACGCTTTTCCAATTAGAAGGCGATAATAATAATTGTTTAGATAATTAG
- the ffh gene encoding signal recognition particle protein: protein MFDNLSDKLDKAFHILKGHGKITEVNVADTLKEVRRALLDADVNFKIAKEFTTKVKEKAIGQDVLTTLQPGQLLVKLVKDELTELMGGDAAGVNLSGNPTVILMSGLQGSGKTTFSGKLANYLKTKKNKKPLLVACDIYRPAAINQLHVVGEQIGVEVYSEPENKNPVEIAQNAIKHAKSNGFNVVIVDTAGRLAVDEEMMTEIANVHKAIQPQETLFVVDSMTGQDAVNTAKAFNDRLNFDGVILTKLDGDTRGGAAISIKSVVNKPIKFIGTGEKMDAIDVFYPNRMAERILGMGDVVSLVERAQEQFDEEEARKLQKKIAKNEFGFDDFLTQIQQVKKMGNMKDLVGMIPGAGKALKDVEIEDDAFKHIEAIIHSMTPGERSKPAIIDLKRKNRIAKGSGTDIQQVNQLMKQFDQMSKMMKMMQGGGGKNLMRMMGGMKGMR, encoded by the coding sequence ATGTTTGATAATTTAAGCGATAAGTTAGATAAAGCGTTCCATATATTAAAAGGACATGGAAAAATCACGGAAGTTAACGTGGCAGACACTCTTAAAGAAGTGCGCCGTGCTTTGCTTGATGCCGATGTCAACTTTAAGATTGCAAAAGAATTTACAACCAAAGTAAAAGAAAAAGCAATTGGTCAGGACGTTTTGACAACCTTGCAGCCAGGACAACTTTTAGTAAAGTTGGTTAAGGATGAATTGACTGAATTGATGGGAGGCGATGCAGCGGGAGTTAATCTTTCAGGCAATCCAACGGTGATTTTAATGTCAGGACTTCAAGGTTCCGGAAAAACAACTTTCTCCGGAAAACTGGCGAATTATCTTAAAACGAAAAAGAATAAAAAACCGCTATTGGTTGCCTGTGATATTTATCGTCCTGCGGCGATAAACCAATTGCACGTAGTAGGTGAGCAGATTGGTGTAGAAGTATATTCTGAACCGGAAAATAAAAATCCTGTTGAAATTGCACAAAATGCTATCAAACATGCCAAATCTAATGGATTTAATGTGGTTATTGTCGATACGGCAGGTCGTTTGGCGGTTGATGAAGAAATGATGACCGAGATTGCAAACGTTCATAAAGCAATCCAACCACAGGAAACTTTGTTTGTTGTGGATTCGATGACCGGACAGGATGCAGTGAATACAGCAAAAGCATTTAATGACAGGTTGAATTTTGACGGGGTTATCCTGACGAAACTGGACGGTGATACGCGTGGTGGAGCTGCAATTTCTATCAAATCTGTTGTCAACAAGCCAATCAAGTTTATTGGTACGGGTGAAAAGATGGATGCTATTGATGTTTTCTATCCTAACCGTATGGCAGAGAGAATCCTGGGAATGGGAGACGTTGTGTCTTTGGTAGAAAGAGCTCAGGAACAGTTTGATGAAGAAGAAGCAAGAAAACTGCAAAAGAAAATTGCCAAAAACGAATTTGGTTTTGACGATTTCCTGACTCAGATACAACAGGTGAAAAAAATGGGTAACATGAAAGATCTTGTTGGGATGATTCCGGGTGCCGGTAAAGCATTAAAAGATGTGGAAATTGAAGACGATGCCTTCAAACATATTGAGGCTATCATTCATTCCATGACACCGGGCGAAAGAAGCAAACCGGCAATTATCGACCTGAAAAGAAAAAACCGTATAGCAAAAGGTTCCGGAACGGATATCCAGCAAGTCAACCAGTTGATGAAACAGTTTGACCAGATGAGCAAAATGATGAAAATGATGCAAGGCGGTGGCGGCAAAAACCTCATGAGAATGATGGGGGGAATGAAAGGAATGAGATAA
- a CDS encoding bifunctional 5,10-methylenetetrahydrofolate dehydrogenase/5,10-methenyltetrahydrofolate cyclohydrolase, with protein MQLLDGKKVSDDIKNEITAEVQKMKEKGEKVPHLAAVIVGNDGASLTYVGSKVKACERVGFESTLVKMPSTTSETELLKKIQQLNEDDNIDGFIVQLPLPDQIDTQKVLMAIDPKKDVDGFHPENFGKMALDMSTFIPATPFGILELLERYGVETKGKHTVVIGRSHIVGRPMSILMGRKGFPGNSTVTLTHSYTKNIAQITTQADIIITALGVPNYLKAEMVKDDAVVIDVGITRVSDDSEKGYRITGDVDFEFVSKKASFITPVPGGVGPMTIAMLLKNTLLAREQKLLRD; from the coding sequence ATGCAACTACTAGACGGAAAAAAAGTTTCGGATGACATCAAGAATGAAATTACTGCCGAAGTGCAGAAAATGAAAGAAAAGGGCGAAAAAGTGCCCCATCTTGCTGCCGTAATTGTGGGTAATGACGGTGCCAGTCTTACTTATGTGGGAAGTAAAGTAAAAGCCTGCGAAAGAGTAGGTTTTGAATCGACCCTGGTGAAAATGCCAAGTACTACTTCTGAAACAGAACTTCTAAAAAAAATCCAGCAATTGAATGAAGATGACAATATCGATGGATTCATTGTACAATTGCCTTTGCCAGACCAGATTGATACGCAAAAAGTATTGATGGCAATTGACCCTAAAAAAGATGTTGATGGATTCCACCCGGAAAACTTCGGGAAAATGGCTTTGGATATGAGTACTTTTATTCCTGCTACGCCATTTGGAATTTTGGAATTGTTGGAAAGATATGGTGTAGAAACGAAAGGAAAACACACCGTAGTTATTGGAAGAAGCCATATCGTTGGCAGACCAATGAGTATTCTGATGGGACGCAAAGGTTTTCCTGGAAATTCCACGGTTACTTTAACCCATAGCTACACTAAAAATATTGCCCAAATCACTACTCAGGCAGATATTATCATTACCGCTTTGGGAGTGCCAAACTACCTGAAAGCAGAAATGGTGAAGGATGATGCTGTGGTAATTGATGTGGGAATTACACGTGTTAGCGATGATAGTGAAAAAGGATATCGAATTACCGGAGATGTGGATTTTGAATTTGTAAGCAAAAAGGCATCCTTTATTACGCCTGTTCCCGGCGGAGTTGGTCCAATGACTATTGCTATGTTACTTAAAAATACGCTTCTGGCAAGAGAACAGAAACTTTTGAGAGATTAA
- the rluF gene encoding 23S rRNA pseudouridine(2604) synthase RluF, with the protein MEENIKRLNKFIGETGYCSRREADKLIEEGRVTVNGSVAEMGTKVSQNDEVRIDGRLIVEKKEKPIYLAFNKPVGIECTTNQEVRNNIVDYINYPTRIFPIGRLDKASEGLIFMTNDGDIVNKILRARNNHEKEYIVTVNRPITDRFIERMSNGVPILDTVTRKCKVEQVSKYIFKIILTQGLNRQIRRMCEYLGYEVTALKRIRIINISLDVPVGRYRELTDKEIKDMNQLIEPSSKTEEASLPKPEPRQPQQRVIRKIPPRNKDNRNFRKDR; encoded by the coding sequence ATGGAAGAAAATATCAAGCGTCTCAATAAATTTATTGGCGAAACAGGCTATTGTTCACGCCGTGAGGCAGACAAACTTATCGAAGAAGGCCGTGTAACCGTTAATGGCTCTGTAGCCGAAATGGGTACAAAAGTTTCCCAAAATGATGAAGTGCGTATTGACGGAAGGCTGATTGTTGAAAAAAAGGAAAAGCCAATTTATCTTGCTTTCAACAAACCGGTGGGAATTGAGTGTACAACCAATCAGGAAGTCAGGAATAATATAGTTGACTATATTAATTATCCTACTCGTATTTTCCCTATCGGACGTTTGGACAAAGCCAGTGAAGGTTTGATTTTTATGACAAACGATGGCGATATTGTCAACAAAATTCTGCGGGCACGTAATAATCACGAGAAAGAATATATCGTGACCGTTAACAGACCGATTACAGACCGGTTCATTGAAAGAATGAGCAATGGAGTTCCTATTTTAGATACTGTAACCCGGAAATGTAAGGTTGAGCAGGTTAGCAAATATATTTTCAAGATAATCCTTACCCAGGGACTGAACCGTCAGATTCGCAGAATGTGTGAGTATCTGGGTTATGAAGTTACTGCACTGAAGCGTATCCGTATTATCAATATTTCGCTTGACGTTCCGGTTGGCCGATACAGGGAACTGACAGACAAGGAAATAAAAGACATGAACCAACTGATTGAACCTTCAAGCAAGACAGAAGAAGCAAGCCTTCCAAAACCAGAACCGAGGCAACCTCAGCAAAGAGTTATCCGAAAAATTCCACCAAGAAATAAGGACAATAGAAATTTCAGAAAAGACAGATAA
- a CDS encoding S8 family peptidase gives MKKITLVISCALFSLSVSFGQDRKGSFVLEKGSESHELYVSFQPTLHFEGEAYQAVALEKIPDFKTLQEEYNIVLEKGILISDEKLEEMEQKAIELTGKGNSVAKLRNILKVRIDNPTNERLLELAKKLEGLQEVEYCSLNSLEPVQPPYDIAPTTPNFEVNQTYIRPNPGVNMTYAWGLNLTGAGIRVRDVEYGFNASHEDLNERNVSIAPGMTISASASVSFTEHGTAVFGIVYGDKGAYGISGMAYGAAEMMLAPEWQQSGYNRVNAVTQAIANSTAGDVLIYEMQATGAQGNYGPAEYAGTIWDLTKAATDAGMVIVAAAGNGAENLDDAVYQSYRNRGNSGAIIVGAGDNTINHNKLSFSTYGDRVDVQGWGTGVFSSGYGDAQQIGGDFNQYYTNFSGTSSATPIVASCAIVLQSYYHSLTGNYMTSVQMRNLLKNTGLPQGTATTGNIGQFPDMEAAILYIQDEFLSREKWTGLEFIAYPNPVQDRLTIKTKDLSANAKVEISNSLGQFVHKGAIAEENTIDMSSFSQGLYFVKVTDGNKTQTKKIVKK, from the coding sequence TTGAAAAAAATTACTCTTGTTATAAGTTGTGCCTTGTTTTCGCTATCCGTTTCCTTCGGGCAGGACAGGAAAGGCAGTTTTGTTTTGGAAAAAGGAAGTGAATCTCACGAATTGTATGTTTCTTTTCAACCAACGTTGCATTTTGAAGGAGAGGCTTACCAGGCTGTGGCTCTTGAAAAAATACCGGACTTTAAGACATTGCAGGAAGAATATAATATTGTTTTGGAAAAAGGAATATTGATTTCTGACGAAAAGCTTGAAGAAATGGAGCAAAAGGCAATTGAACTTACCGGAAAGGGAAATTCTGTAGCGAAATTACGCAACATACTTAAAGTAAGAATTGACAATCCTACCAACGAAAGGCTATTGGAACTGGCAAAAAAACTGGAAGGACTTCAGGAAGTGGAATATTGCTCATTAAATTCTTTAGAGCCTGTACAACCACCTTACGATATTGCTCCGACAACGCCAAATTTTGAGGTAAACCAAACCTATATCAGGCCCAATCCCGGTGTAAACATGACCTATGCCTGGGGATTGAATCTTACGGGAGCAGGAATAAGAGTACGTGATGTAGAATATGGTTTTAATGCCAGCCATGAAGATTTAAATGAAAGAAATGTTTCGATAGCACCGGGAATGACAATTTCTGCTAGTGCCAGTGTAAGTTTCACGGAACACGGAACGGCAGTTTTTGGTATCGTATATGGTGATAAAGGCGCTTATGGCATTTCAGGGATGGCTTATGGAGCTGCAGAAATGATGCTCGCTCCGGAATGGCAGCAATCCGGATATAATCGTGTTAATGCCGTCACACAAGCTATAGCGAATTCTACAGCAGGCGATGTTTTGATTTATGAGATGCAGGCAACAGGTGCCCAGGGAAATTATGGACCGGCAGAATATGCTGGTACAATTTGGGATTTGACCAAAGCAGCAACCGATGCCGGAATGGTAATCGTAGCGGCTGCAGGCAATGGTGCGGAAAATCTGGATGATGCGGTTTATCAAAGCTATAGAAACAGAGGCAATAGCGGAGCCATTATTGTTGGAGCCGGAGATAATACAATAAATCACAATAAGCTTTCTTTCAGTACTTATGGTGACAGGGTAGATGTACAAGGCTGGGGAACGGGTGTTTTTTCATCGGGTTATGGTGATGCACAGCAAATAGGAGGTGATTTCAATCAATATTATACCAATTTTTCAGGAACGAGTTCGGCAACGCCTATTGTGGCTTCTTGTGCCATTGTCTTGCAATCCTATTATCATAGTCTTACCGGAAATTATATGACTTCTGTACAGATGAGGAATCTCCTTAAAAATACGGGTTTGCCACAAGGAACAGCAACTACAGGAAACATTGGCCAGTTTCCGGATATGGAGGCAGCCATCCTTTATATTCAGGATGAGTTTTTAAGCAGGGAAAAATGGACGGGACTGGAATTTATTGCCTATCCTAACCCGGTTCAGGACAGATTGACCATCAAAACAAAAGACCTGTCAGCAAATGCAAAAGTTGAAATCAGCAATTCTTTGGGGCAGTTTGTTCATAAAGGAGCAATAGCTGAGGAAAATACAATTGACATGAGTTCATTTTCACAGGGACTGTATTTTGTGAAAGTTACTGATGGAAATAAAACGCAGACTAAAAAAATAGTAAAGAAATAA